From the genome of Rhododendron vialii isolate Sample 1 chromosome 10a, ASM3025357v1:
ACAAGTACTTTAGTTGCCAACAAAAAACACTAATCAAGTTCTATGTTCATCCTCTCTGTGTGTATCAATTAAGCACTCTGCTCGACCAGTGAACCACCCAAATCGTGTACGATGAAGATGCGTAACAGGAATCGGCTGTCGcagttgtgaatttttaaaaatattcatctTTGAGGAACAAACTACGGTCGAGTATAAATCGGTTTGTAATTGTTAACGAACCGATATGTAAATGAAAACCGGCCGAAATGCATCCGATTTTTACTCTCCGGTATATGATGGTGTAACGAGGGTAGTCCAAATACAATATTTCTCCTAGTGAAACATGCCTCTTTGATATTGATGATACCAATTTTTCAAGTTAAAAGGGGTAATAAACATACCGATAGTGGAAAACCACATTTATTTAGTCCAATTAAAAGACACAAACCTAAGCTAAAATTGGACATGACTCACAAGTCATAAACATCAGTTTTATTACTATTTTAGCCCTCCCATGCACCCTACTAAACTACCACCATTTCATCAGCCGTAGTAGCCCGTGGCGGAACTCTTGTTACATCGTCATCGGACTAGGAGCAGGGCCGCCGCCAGAGGAAGTAGCATCACAGTAGCCGCGCAGTATATTGGTCTCCTCAGCGGTGTAACCGAGGGCAGTCAACATGGCAGGCCAGCAGTGGCGGGTGATCATAGCGATGGCGTCGCAGCAGGCGGGGCCGATGTCGGTCGCGCCGTTCATGAAGTAGAGAATTATCTCGTTCGAGCACGATTTTATCTCGGCCATCGCGTTCCAGCACTCAACCAGGGCGCTGCCGC
Proteins encoded in this window:
- the LOC131303469 gene encoding egg cell-secreted protein 1.2-like, translating into MALKCALFLCAIICFYALAAGARDVPLSLQPGFNLTARLEAGGSALVECWNAMAEIKSCSNEIILYFMNGATDIGPACCDAIAMITRHCWPAMLTALGYTAEETNILRGYCDATSSGGGPAPSPMTM